A segment of the Trifolium pratense cultivar HEN17-A07 linkage group LG7, ARS_RC_1.1, whole genome shotgun sequence genome:
AACTTTGTTGGCATCCCTATCCTTCATCGTCCTCCACCTATAACTcatataaaaagaagaaaaaaatatatatacaaaaactgGGGAACATAGACCTAACCCAGTAAATATAGTgtgcataaataaaataatcctgcattatgtaaatttaatttaatattcaaTAAAGCTTATCATAGTTGATTTCATTATTATTCAATAGTAAAAACGAACTTATTATATGCTATACAAGACATATTTCACATTCACATATACATTGGCTTGAAATTGAAACatattttctcttgttttatACTATATAAGTAACAAACAATTCTCTTTTGAGATTCAATATTAGATAATTAATATATCTgatttattataaattaattattcaatttaaaaaatgaattgttaTATAGTAATGCCAAGTTAAATAAAACGTGGACTAAATCCAACAACCTGAATTTTCCTCCAACTATCGGCCAGTCCAATCACACATTACTGTCAAAAGTTAAAGAGATAAGAAAGGTTGAATGGAAAGAATCTTTGCCATAAGTAATAAAGGTTGGATTGGATGGGTTAGAGAAGACAAAAGTCTGAAATGCAGTAAAATgagtaaataataataactcAAGAAACTGTATTCATCAAACAGTACAACTCTcctaaatataagcaaaaagaagGTGTGATTGATGCCCACTTGCATGCCATAGCAGTAATGAACGTATCGGATGGGTTAAAGAAGACAAAAGTATTGGTTAAATATTTGACAAATTCGACTATAAATTCTacgtaaattctaatatggaccgcttgatgaagtggtccatggtgAACCAGTTAcgaataatattataacgaatacgaattttacaaaattcaccgttggattgaaagtttagatcatatagatcatccatagaaaaatttagaaaaattaaaaatcatttgatatgttatcgagacacatcaagattaacggtttattaaataacgtaaatcttgatgggtctcaataacatatcaaatgatttttaaaaaaatttaaaaaatttatggatgatctatacgatataaactttcaatccaatagtgaattttgtaaaattcatattcggtagatcacttgtccacggtggaccacttgtgaaggtggtccaccgtagcattagccataAATTCTATCTCAACtgttaaaaatatcaaaattgttagtTTGAATGTCGTAATCAGGATTTAAATCTCGGTCTTTCTATTTTGTATGTGAGTGgaaattatttatcattttgtcTGTATACAAATATTTGACAAAGTCTCGTACAGTAAAATGGGATGTAGATTGGATGCAGTCAGTCAGGACATGTGACTGCATGCAGTTGGAGCTATCACACCCAGCTAATCTTGATTGGAGGATCTAAATTTTAAAGTTAAAGTTatgttttataaaatcaaaaaacattaaaaatttaagCTATATGATTCTGATTAAACGGTTGAAAGCTAGCGACTGCAGCTTGACTGCACATAAAATGACTGCGCGGATTCGATTTGCAGGAAAATGAGTAAATAACTCAAGAAATTAAACCGTATTCATATCAAATAGTACTATATACTCTcctaaatataagcaaaaggaaGGTTTGATTGATGCTCCCACTTGCAAGCCAAGTTGCAATGTGTCCATCATTTCCAACAACTAACAGTTGTGTGTTTGTGTCTTTCCATCAATCAACTAGCTATCTATAACAATAAAACGGATACAAATTTAGAGAGAATATTAACAACTTGACATTTTTTGTCTAACTACTTGAGATATCATATATCCATGCAAGATTGTATAATTTAGAGTGTTGATTCCTTCacctaataaatttatttaaaaatgacGTCGTAATCcttcaatataaatatttaattgtatTGTTAATATTATATGTGCATGGCTATCTTCAAGAAAACTctttctttaaaaataaaaatatttttcttaattaggTTTCAACTAATAAATCAGCAAGTACGATTCATGGCCCAAAAGGACAATAGAAGCTTCAATGCAACTTGTAAATTTCAAATGCAAGACTAAAAAAAAAGGACCAACTTGTGTGTATACCAGTGCCCACTGTCCTGCACCGATTTACATGCTGCTTCATCGGGCCTTataataattatcattttaaaataacattttcttttagCATTCCTTGACATTTCAAATTTATCGCcttacattataaaaaaaaaataaaaaattactacttAAGATACGAGTgtgtaaaataataaatatttaaaacataTTATTCGCATACTACACCACGAACAATGTTCGCATGCCACATAGAGAACTTGTCGACGGTAAAAAAACACAGCTTCCCAAGCTGTCAAATATGATTGATCACATGAGAGGCAGTGACAATGCTCTAATCAATCCGATGGCTCGAAGAATTCTATAAAAAGGGTGACCATTGTGTGAAAAACACCAATTCTCATTCTCCCtcattgttattttttgttgttgcatttttcttactttttttgttatttaattaGTTTCGTGTAAATGACCGCATAGTCCGTCGTTAGTTACTCATCTCGCTCCTATCAGTGTTGTTTGTCACCATGTTTGGGAGCGACATGATAATCGACGAGAGACTTTTGTATTCTAATTGGGAATGATATAGTAATTGAAACGAGTGGTAGTGTAGACGTGGAGGCCTAGGACTAACTGAATGTCCGATACTGTAAAACTGGTTGGTGGTGGTAATCGAAAAACAAGTGGGACTTGCTGGCCAAACTCTCCGCccatatttatatattagtttCTGGCTTAGGTCCAAACACAGTGAAAATTTCAGCCGAAGAATCCTCTTTGATCTCCGGGACTAAATTTCACAAGAGGAATCTCTttactttatttaatttgaacTTGATATTTTGGATGTAATATATTTTAGTTGATGTAATTTTTCGGTCTAATCATTTAATACAAAATTGTATATTCAATTCGTCCACCAATTTGAAAACGATATGAAGAGTATCAGAAACAAAGTCCATATATTGGGTATACTGCCGGAGACCCTGCTAAACTGTTCTTGATGTTCTAGTGTCTGCACAGCTCCCCCTCCATCCCAACCTTATATATTATGATCAAATCATCAAAATGAAAAGAGTATCTAGCGGTAGTGTAATGTAATATGGTACTATGGGATGCAATATCGCAATGTAATATGGTAACAGCGTTAGTATGTAGTcgaccttaaaggtgaataattGGAGTGTAGAGATTCGAATCCCAGCTCTTGCACATATATGTctctgccaactgagctaagctggCAGGGACGCACTAGTATGTTATTTAATTCGGTACAAATGGAAAAACCAGCAATCTAAGATCAGAAAGGTAGagaatgaaagaagaaaaacaacatTATCATATGAACATAAATACATCATTTATGCAGCATATCAGCATATGTACATATCatattcaatttcaaacaaCATTTGCCAtccgaaaaagaaaagaaaaaaaaaaaaaaaaccctaaagaTCGATCTACCCAACCCATTCATCCATTAATTTCAAATACAGGCTGGCATCTAAAATCACAATAATGATTACAAGATCCATACCcatattcaaaacaaaaacaccATAAAACCCCAAcccaacaaattattaaaaaaaataaaataaaaatagagagtTGATTCATCTATTCATATCATTGGTCAGAGTTTCTGACCATGTTCTCAGCGATCTGACCCAATGACTGTAAATTACAACGTACGATtgtatcaacaaaaaaacacgTTTCCTCTTTGGTGTTACCTTGCGGTACATCAACGACGTATGATTCAATGACAAGTGTCCTATTTCCGTCGACAGAATGAAGCGTCGTCACCGACCTATAGTTTCTCAATCGGTGGTCCCCACCAACAACGCTGAAACTGATGACGTGGCGTTCATCATCAAGAATCTCCAGCCTTTCTGTACTTGACTCGGCTGGTAGTCCGGAAACTACGCGAACCTCACGCACGCTGCCGACGTTCATGTTTTCACCTGTGATGACGTGGCAACTTTTGATGAAGTTTTTGTATCCTTGTGGATTGTCGAAGCGTCGAAGCACCGGCCATACGGCGGAGACGGGGGCGGTGATGGTTTGAGTTACGACGGAGCAACACTGGTTGTGTCCCACCATATGCGCGTGGTGTAGTGCTAAGCTGTCGTTGGATGAAAGAGAGACTGGAAATGGTATTATAAGACGACGCGCCCCCGTTGGTGGTGGGGTTTGTTGTTGTCTAGGGCAGTTTACACCGTTGGCTATGGCTGCTGAGGTTGTTGCATCGGTTGTAGGATTGAATCTCTGGAGCTGAagagaagaagaataagaagaagaaggcattttttgattttttttttttataaattatttacttaaaaaactaaaactaaaaaaagaaaatatcttCTTTTTCCTCTTTAAAGATATGATATGAGTATGAGAGCATTTGTGTttgtgaagaaaatgaagaaagcTATATATGAAGTGAGAGAAGAGAAGGTGTTATGTGAGTAATATATTTTGTATAGAACAAGTTGCAATATAGTTTTGGTGTAGTTAaggttgttttttcttttttcagctCCGTGAGATAAGGGTGAGAAAGTAGGAATGGTGGGAATGAGGTTGGGTTGGTTAcacaaggttgttgttgttgttgttgttgttgttattgattTCTTGCAAAGCCACAAAGGAGCTTACGCATGGTTATGCAAGTGGATCATCAACTTGCAAATGTATTTGGTCTTAGTTTTATCAattatccattttttatttttcttctttatttcaAACTCCAACCTTTTGCTTCTCCCTCCatccttattattttattgttcacttgtgtatataaatatataaataattttttttatttgccaACTTCCTCCATTTGGATCCCACCATACTCTTTAAACTATTGTATTTTTAATTCCAACCATTTCCTTGATATTTTTAGGTATAGTGATGGATGGCTTCTCTTTATTAATTTagcaaataattaaattaaattgtagAATTAATAGTGCTTCAATGTAGTTTAGTTCCTCAAGTATTATAATTTCTACGGaaatatctaaaatatataaaaaaaagtagggAAAAATTAAAATGTGCACTAAGTGCACATGTTAGTaactcaaaaaagaaaatattttattatatataatacatgtatttaattcactttttaaacatgatcacaaattaattacccaaaatttaagaaaatatttctacttttggattcttaacatgtgccataagTGCACATGTTAGCAAGATCCAAAAAAGTATATTAATTCTACTATTTTGGTTGTCAATGAAACACTTCACCAACTCTTCTATGGTGTATATAAGtcatgaatattattataacgaatacgaattttataaaatttaccgttggattgaatgtgtatatcatatagataatccataattttttttaaaaataaatcaaaaatcatttgatatgttttttagaACCATCTAAGTTAActgtttatgagtttttattaaattaatcttgatgagtctatcgttaacatataaaataattttcaatttctttaaaaaaaaattatggattatCTATATGTTATAAACTTTCGATCAaacaatgaattttataaaatttgtattcgttataatattattcatgatTTGTGCAGTTTGTCGGTGATATATTTCATGTTAGATAAAGCCTATTTTATACCTACCACTACCATGCATTCTTTAAAATATTGATCTagaaaagtgttttttttttgtcaattagtaCTCCCTGCAATcctgcatattacatgcaatgtcctTGTCAACTGAGTTACGCTATGAGGACCTAGAAAATAGCTTTATTACAAAGTAATTCTTACTTGAACACAACCccaaataaaatacatttaggCGTGCACACACCAAactaaaaaagttaaataatttagtcacaccatctaatattaattattttgtctttaaattttttaaagtcATATATGTGTGGGCAAGACATCTTAATTTGATGTCGTGGATAAGCAAGTCTTTCTCTTTGTTACAAGGTGAAGGCTAACATGAAAGAGTACATCaagtggtgcacggtgcaccaCTTATTAATAAGTCTataatgaatatgaattttacaaaattcaccgtgttgaattgaaaatttatatcatatatacaaattttttaaaaaattgaaaatcatttgatatgttattgagatccaccaagattaacggtattcaattaaaattcataaatcgttaattttgatgggtgtcaatacatcaaatgattttcaattttttataaaatttatatgaataaaaaatatgatttaactttcaatttaacaataaatttataaaatttgtattcgttataaaattattaactaGTGGTGCAATAGAAAAAGCTAGATCAACTCTTTCGCATTAGAAAAAGCTTCTTACAATAGTCATTAGTCATAGAGCTGTCAAATGGGCTGGCCCGATCCAATGGGCCAGACAATATATATGGGCTAGCCTGGCCCGGCCCAGATATTGGTGGCCCATGTGGGCTAATGGGTCTGGTCCTAGCCCAAccgatttcttttttttttttttgatttattcgatatttttttacatgactttgatgtattagttcctcataattatcaattttattgagatataattgtatgcaagtgtaaataatttttacatcggtattaaatatcaattaaactcaagtttgatttttataaaaaataaaataaaataaataaattataaacttaagTTTTTAAAGAGTTTTAGGTACATATGACCctttttattatgtttacacatttaacaatattttttataataaatttatgattagatgataattttttatattttaattgatattatttttacaaaaataacataaaattttcattaatGGGCCGGCCGGAAATCCAATAGGCTAGCCCGATCAAGCCCAATTTTCATTTGGGCCACATAGACTTGGGCCAAAAAAACCCAGTTTTATATAGACTAGATTTTTTAGGCTCGATCCGCCCAAGCTCTTGGGCTAATGATCCAGCCCATCGCGGCCCATCGATCCGGCCcatttttgacagctctagtgaTGCTGCTTTTCTAACGATTCCATCTCATAaatgaattttcatttttgtccgTTCTAAACTTTTTCCGTACGTTCAACAACTTGATTCCCCCATCCCCATTGTACCCTTTTTTAACTTAATAATCTACTGTTCATTCGTCCTTTCTTTAACCtttaataaattcaaaattaaacatTCGAGGAAACAACACAACTAAAATTACCTTTGATATGACACCTAGCTACCCGTCCAATATTTTAATGTCAGAGTAGTTGCACGTAAAACTAGTGCCACATTTTTCACTACTAGCATgaatacttttcttttttagtattttaaacAACAATTAATACAACTTGATTAAAGTTTTAATATTGCTGCTTGTACTTCTTAATTTTTTGTACTTCttaattttagttatttaaTACACAACTCGATCGATTATAAGATGTGTAATTTGTTCATTAAAAAGGGTGCTAAACAAACTAGTGAGTTATATTTAATTTCAGTAAAGTACAGTGACGGATCCAGACATAAAAAATTTTGGTGTGATCAAAATcgcaaaaaaatattcatatatgAAATCATTTCatgaaaatacaaataataGAAAGGGTAAGTTTAAGTCTtaaatcaattcattgttgaaCTTTTTAAAACTTGTAGCAGAAAACCAAGACATTGAAAGAgttctgtttgtttttttgttcgAGTCTTaaagtgtttgataaatttggctgttgtaagtacaaaatgataTAAAAGTACATATGTGATTAGTGCGTATGATTAGTGgatagttattatatttttttaaaaaatgaaaataataaggtaagaatatgataaaatgtaaaaagctataagtgTTATTTTGCTATATCTTGATTTATttcaacaaaataattcaaCATTAGCTTTCTCACTTAAAGTAAAAATGTGTCTCTTAAAGTTTGTTACATTTAATTTCAGTAGAGTGAAATAGTGTTATTTCTCAATTTAATAGTATTTTTCCCGATTTATTTATATTGACATTTAAAATACTCAATAcgaaattttttgtaaaataacattttccatTGAAGTTATATTCatagatttttttaacaacatattaatttatatgGATTTTATCTTGCATATACTAGCTATTTGCTACGTTAGTTCCTTCTTTTAGGAATGCTACgtttatattatatactaaAAGATAGCGTAGATACGACGTCCAAAcataaagatatatatatatatatatatatatatatatatatatatatatatatatatatatatatatcacgaAGGAAATAGATCAACACATCGATTAGGTTTGATGATCATAGTGAGTTGGAGCCTCCATCAAGTTGGATATGTCTAATTCAATTTGCCAATTTGACATGGGCGGCTTTTGGTTCATAGAAACTTTTAATGATATATAATGGAAAAACTTAATCAGTAAAATGGTCCTTAAAGAGATTTTTGAttttatattggtcccttaaagaaaaaaatgtctgaatagatcccttaaagaaaaaaaggtccgaataagtcccttaaagacatatccgttaatcagtttggtcctattcggacctttttttaaGGACCAAACttattaacggagatgtctttaagggacctattcggatctttttttctttaagggacctattcgaacctttttttctttaagggaccaatctgaaacaaaaaatatctttaagggaccaatctgaaacaaaaaatatctttaagggaccattttactaattaagcctaatgGAAACTATTATAAAGAAAACATGTATATAATTATCtttaggcttaaatatcacattcgtCCATATATGTTTccgctttttattttttattttaatccttgtattatctttttaaaaaaaaacttagcaTATGCAAATCATGTTGGTTTTGGTCCCTGACGTCTCAAAAATACAAATGTGGCTAACGACTTGACATGTGTCAACTATGATGTGGcaaatgaaggaccaaaacctaaaaaacaaaatttaaaaatccctaaaataaaataaaaaaaatttattttttactttaaaaaaaaaccaatttttttatttttattttatataaaaaaaaaatttattcagaaaaaaaaaatcagaatatTTAAAATCCACATATATATAGCTTcacattttttactttttttttaattaacaaaaaaaaaacaaatgaatgAAAGCAATATTCTCTTACATCAAGGATCGTATCTGGAAGAAAATGAATTCTTGGAGGGGAAGAGCATTGTCTAAGGCCGTAAGGAGGTTATGATAAAATATGTGCTTCAAGCCATCCCATCATATGTTCTGAGTATGTTTATCTTTCCTTCCTCACTCATTGATGATATTGAGAAAATGTTGAATGCCTTTTGGTGGGGAGGCGGAGGTAACAACAATAAAGGGATCCACTGGTTAGCTTGGGACAGACTTGCATGCCCTAAGGCGAAGGGTGGTTTAGGCTTTCGTAATTTTGAAGCGTTCAATATGGCTATAGTGGCTAAACAAGCATGGAACATCATTCAAAATCCGGACTCGTTGGCGGCTAAACTAGTTAAAGCAAGGTATTTCCCACGCTCATCGTTACTCGAAGCATCTTTGGGTTATAATCCTAGCTTTGCATGGCGTAGTATTTGGAAGGCTAGACAAATTCTTTTACGTGGGTGTAGGTGGTGGATTGGTAGTGGCGATAGAATCCGTGTTATGTATGATCCATGGCTGCGTGGAAAGGGTGATCGTTGGGTGTCCTCACCTCAAGTGGAAGATGTGTATCATTTAGTTGTTAAAGACTTGTTACTTGAGAATTATAAAGCGTGGGATATAGCTAAGATTTGTAACTTATTTACATGTCGGGTAGTGGACGAGATTATTGCAACCCCTCTTATTAGTTCGGTTAAAGAGGATAACGTGGTTTGGGAGGAGGAAAGGAATGAGTGCTATTCAGTTAAATCTGGTTATAATCTAGCCATGAGATGTATTATTCGAAGCGATAGGCACCATGTAGAGGGCAATTGGAATGATATTTGGAAAGCTCAATCTCCTCACAAAACGCGTCACTTACTATGGAGGTTGTGTAGGGGGTGTCTGTCGACGCGAGTTTGCTTGAGAAATCATTATGTAGAATGTGAACTAAGCTGTCCTGTGTGCAATGTTGAGGTCGAAGATGATATTCATGTGTTTTTTGGATGCGTATTAACTCACGAATGTTGGTCGGTCGCAGGCCTATCACAGTTGTTGCATAATGCAGCTTACCAGCATGGAACTGTCGCAGACAAGGTATTTCGAATGTGCAAAAATGAGGACAGTGCAATGATAGGACGGGTTGCATTATTATTTTGGTGCATTTGGCATAATCGAAACGACAAGATCTGGAATGATAATATTCAGTCCCCGAGCCAAGTTGGAAGCATGGTGTTCGTCGTCTGGAATGAGTGGTTTACTGTCCACCAACTGCAGCGTCATAATGTTGTTCATGTTGAGGATCCTAGGGCGGTTCGGTGGGAGAAACCAGGAGTGGGATGGataaaatgtaatgttgatgctGCGTTTGTAGTTGGGTCCGGTGTTACTTCTATGGGTCTTTGCTTTCGTGATACCAATGAGCATTTTGTGGCTGGCTTGACTCAATGGCAGCAGCCTTTTTATTCCATAGTGGAAGGCGAAACATTGAAACTATTACATGCTATGAAAGAGGCTATCCATCGTGGATTTGAgcgagttcaatttgaaagtgactcaaagttgttggttgacgctatccattcgagaagacggggcaattcggaatttagtttaattgttaacgacattatttttcttatgtcatcttcttatgtaaactttgaggttaagtttgttaggagacaatcgaatttggttgctcatactcttgctagggcCGCAAATGATTgggctagtttccatagatttgagattattcccttatgtattgaacatttattagttaatgatatgaattaagtttgtttggttcaaattttttttttttttttttataaagtaaagtaaaaaaggaattttgttttttttttgttaattaaaaaaaacgtgaagctatatatatgaatttattttttttggtttacaatgagatAGCGATCTGACGGtcggctctgcaagtgcacagaatcactaccaagtaataaagtagtaagtttatcgttctccacagggattgagCCAATGTttctagtttcgcttaggaatatagATAATTGTCTTCGCTTTGTGTATTTAAGAAGGTATCTTTGCAGGTACTTTAGTAAATGCAAGAAATAAATGATAGAAATTAAATAGCGGAAAATAAATGTTGTGTGTGACCACACatggtggttaagtgtggtcggatccctcccttactcctgcttggtggctTAATTATTTCTCTCTTTACGGATTTAGACTCTTgaaaataggtttgaagcaataTCTgttcctatttctattacaagcttTTACAGAGCCTAGTTAAAGGTTACCCTTGCTTTATTTAGACACCAGAGTCCAGAATTTCACTTTCTCGTTTAAACTTTGGTCTCATCGCCCTGGGgacccctaaattataagcTGTCATGTGTTCCTAAAACTAGTGACCTACTTACAGGCAAACTCTGCAAGGTAGAAATTAACGCTCGTtccaatcctatactaagacggcagatactgaatttaatgatCTCCTGTAGGCCTTAATATATCATCCTTCggtcgggattactagcttcgtttcctatgcgatatccactaggtccttagattttattctaataagatcaatattaaaataagtaAAACCAGGCAACAAAAGAGTTTGAATAGAAATAACtagaatttataaatattataaatattacaaccaagcattcgtaagagagtttctcgactccacctaacctaggaaaaataaattacaaagacagaaagaagaagaaccatattggccttggagttccttggcctccttgcctcattcttagagttctcctaactcttgactatattgaaatattttggaatggagtggaatgaataatagtgaaggaggaaggctctatttatagttttacagctgggtttgggctttttctgcgcctccatcgcacccatcgtggccgcGTGTttttttgcctcatcgtggccacgatggatcctatcgtggtacgatggaagattttcTCGAGATTTTCTGcttatttttcaagtcatcatcgtgtcacgatgacaagccatcgtgccacgatggtaaagattttcagcagattttcttcaattttatccttctcatcgcgccacgcccaggttcatcgtgggtacgatggtgcgctttctttattccatttttgcccttttttgcttctttttccatttttcttgaTTCCGGTCCTTGTGTCTTCACTTTTCCTGGTATTTCCTTGCTTTTGGTCTTTATTTACTATAAAAACTATACTAATCTACTACTAAAAATGTCATATAATTGGCTGTCATCACGATCTAACccatgacctataacatactactcaaacccctcaccactagactatACCTAGTGGCTTgctatatatatgaattttaaatattctgtttttttgtataataaaaaacaagttCACGGgtcaattgatttttattcgatatttgagtttgtcgATCACTATATTATTgtagaaaattaatttaaaattgaatatttaaaaatttgttatataatattgttaaaatataaattgaataattgtgttatttatttcttgtaaacttatttattcaattttatttgttttagtgacaaataatggtcatgtgtatattcttaataaaaaattagaaattttattaggaatatttagtgtaatttagtaagtttgatactaattaacttaattatattattattagtgtttaatagtaaattttgtagtaatattgttcatgtttc
Coding sequences within it:
- the LOC123894819 gene encoding abscisic acid receptor PYL4-like — translated: MPSSSYSSSLQLQRFNPTTDATTSAAIANGVNCPRQQQTPPPTGARRLIIPFPVSLSSNDSLALHHAHMVGHNQCCSVVTQTITAPVSAVWPVLRRFDNPQGYKNFIKSCHVITGENMNVGSVREVRVVSGLPAESSTERLEILDDERHVISFSVVGGDHRLRNYRSVTTLHSVDGNRTLVIESYVVDVPQGNTKEETCFFVDTIVRCNLQSLGQIAENMVRNSDQ
- the LOC123895803 gene encoding uncharacterized protein LOC123895803 gives rise to the protein MFIFPSSLIDDIEKMLNAFWWGGGGNNNKGIHWLAWDRLACPKAKGGLGFRNFEAFNMAIVAKQAWNIIQNPDSLAAKLVKARYFPRSSLLEASLGYNPSFAWRSIWKARQILLRGCRWWIGSGDRIRVMYDPWLRGKGDRWVSSPQVEDVYHLVVKDLLLENYKAWDIAKICNLFTCRVVDEIIATPLISSVKEDNVVWEEERNECYSVKSGYNLAMRCIIRSDRHHVEGNWNDIWKAQSPHKTRHLLWRLCRGCLSTRVCLRNHYVECELSCPVCNVEVEDDIHVFFGCVLTHECWSVAGLSQLLHNAAYQHGTVADKVFRMCKNEDSAMIGRVALLFWCIWHNRNDKIWNDNIQSPSQVGSMVFVVWNEWFTVHQLQRHNVVHVEDPRAVRWEKPGVGWIKCNVDAAFVVGSGVTSMGLCFRDTNEHFVAGLTQWQQPFYSIVEGETLKLLHAMKEAIHRGFERVQFEIMASKESHPCKSENFEKAKWNIPLDTKILLDLCMDEIRKCGKP